A window of the Harmonia axyridis chromosome 5, icHarAxyr1.1, whole genome shotgun sequence genome harbors these coding sequences:
- the LOC123681375 gene encoding leucine-rich repeat flightless-interacting protein 2 isoform X3 produces MDGIGGRRRLAAKSSAEDQALDQIAKEAEERLRVKRQARAEAREIRMKELEKQQKEQEENADRQFDMLAEPVARTARTSISRYMSSRRSSEDSLEDGGSLRELRHELREVEDKFRKAMITNAQLDNEKSALTYQIELLKDKLQELEEEQSQLKREHKEKCREHDQMKRLCTKLKLDLEVTKTELDERDKLITEHGLVIVAEEIEETNGDISMSSVGTPKKSLVKVENAKFLENAGDGTLDVRLSRFIKEKRDLEDEINHLKLELEEEKSKKRKSHSLGSTNGPVSDYETEGDTQKDGSSLLADYKFRAQKAEQDVATLQATVARLESQVVRYKAASEASEKLEETLKTEKRKLQREARDAINRAEELETSNLHLLKRLDKLKNAKSTLLKEL; encoded by the exons ATGGACGGCATTGGCGGCAGAAGACGTCTGGCTGCCAAGTCGTCGGCTGAGGACCAGGCTCTCGACCAAATCGCCAAGGAG GCTGAGGAGCGTCTCCGCGTGAAGAGGCAAGCGAGGGCAGAGGCGCGGGAGATCCGCATGAAAGAGCTGGAGAAGCAACAGAAGGAACAAGAGGAAAATGCCGACCGGCAGTTCGACATGCTGGCCGAGCCGGTGGCCCGAACAGCGAGGACCAGCATCAGCAGATACATGTCGAGCCGGAGGAGTTCGGAGGATTCCCTCGAGGACGGCGGCAGCCTCAGGGAATTGAGG CATGAACTTAGAGAAGTAGAGGACAAATTTAGGAAAGCTATGATAACTAATGCTCAACTTGATAATGAAAAATCCGCTCTTACTTATCAAATAGAACTACTTAAAGATAA ATTACAAGAATTAGAAGAAGAGCAATCTCAGTTGAAGAGAGAGCACAAAGAGAAATGTAGAGAACACGATCAGATGAAGAGGTTATGTACAAAGCTCAAACTCGACCTCGAAGTAACGAAAACGGAGTTAGATGAAAGGGATAAACTTATAACTGAACACGGCTTAGTGATAGTGGCTGAAGAGATAGAAGAAACCAACGGTGATATTAGTATGAGTAGTGTGGGTACCCCCAAAAAGTCATTAGTGAAGGTAGAAAATGCTAAGTTTTTAGAGAACGCAGGCGATGGCACGTTAG ATGTCAGACTTTCAAGATTCATCAAGGAGAAACGGGATCTTGAAGACGAAATAAATCATCTTAAATTAGAattagaagaagaaaaaagtaaaaagCGGAAGTCGCATTCTCTCGGAAGTACCAATGGTCCAGTGTCGGATTACGAGACCGAAGGAGATACACAAA AAGATGGAAGTAGCTTATTGGCAGATTATAAGTTCAGAGCCCAAAAAGCAGAACAGGATGTCGCAACTTTGCAAGCAACAGTTGCGAGATTGGAAAGCCAAGTGGTGCGATATAAAGCTGCGTCAGAGGCTTCTGAAAAATTGGAAGAAACCCTGAAAACCGAGAAGAGAAAACTTCAGAGAGAA GCCCGAGACGCCATAAATAGGGCAGAAGAATTAGAAACATCGAATCTGCATTTGCTCAAACGGTTGGACAAACTGAAAAATGCAAAATCAACACTACTGAAGGAACTCTGA
- the LOC123681375 gene encoding leucine-rich repeat flightless-interacting protein 2 isoform X1 codes for MEKISSSGKVSPVPTDVDGPRSVSGSLNDDLDDLAKSCGSGRESEIYDFDDDSSSDDIISQFMEAACGEAEERLRVKRQARAEAREIRMKELEKQQKEQEENADRQFDMLAEPVARTARTSISRYMSSRRSSEDSLEDGGSLRELRHELREVEDKFRKAMITNAQLDNEKSALTYQIELLKDKLQELEEEQSQLKREHKEKCREHDQMKRLCTKLKLDLEVTKTELDERDKLITEHGLVIVAEEIEETNGDISMSSVGTPKKSLVKVENAKFLENAGDGTLDVRLSRFIKEKRDLEDEINHLKLELEEEKSKKRKSHSLGSTNGPVSDYETEGDTQKDGSSLLADYKFRAQKAEQDVATLQATVARLESQVVRYKAASEASEKLEETLKTEKRKLQREARDAINRAEELETSNLHLLKRLDKLKNAKSTLLKEL; via the exons ATGGAAAAAATATCGTCTTCGGGGAAGGTTTCTCCCGTCCCGACGGACGTCGACGGTCCCAGGTCCGTTTCCGGCAGCCTGAACGACGACCTGGACGATCTGGCGAAATCTTGCGGTTCCGGTCGCGAAAGTGAAATTTACGATTTCGACGATGACAGCAGCAGCGATGACATCATCTCCCAGTTCATGGAGGCTGCCTGTGGTGAG GCTGAGGAGCGTCTCCGCGTGAAGAGGCAAGCGAGGGCAGAGGCGCGGGAGATCCGCATGAAAGAGCTGGAGAAGCAACAGAAGGAACAAGAGGAAAATGCCGACCGGCAGTTCGACATGCTGGCCGAGCCGGTGGCCCGAACAGCGAGGACCAGCATCAGCAGATACATGTCGAGCCGGAGGAGTTCGGAGGATTCCCTCGAGGACGGCGGCAGCCTCAGGGAATTGAGG CATGAACTTAGAGAAGTAGAGGACAAATTTAGGAAAGCTATGATAACTAATGCTCAACTTGATAATGAAAAATCCGCTCTTACTTATCAAATAGAACTACTTAAAGATAA ATTACAAGAATTAGAAGAAGAGCAATCTCAGTTGAAGAGAGAGCACAAAGAGAAATGTAGAGAACACGATCAGATGAAGAGGTTATGTACAAAGCTCAAACTCGACCTCGAAGTAACGAAAACGGAGTTAGATGAAAGGGATAAACTTATAACTGAACACGGCTTAGTGATAGTGGCTGAAGAGATAGAAGAAACCAACGGTGATATTAGTATGAGTAGTGTGGGTACCCCCAAAAAGTCATTAGTGAAGGTAGAAAATGCTAAGTTTTTAGAGAACGCAGGCGATGGCACGTTAG ATGTCAGACTTTCAAGATTCATCAAGGAGAAACGGGATCTTGAAGACGAAATAAATCATCTTAAATTAGAattagaagaagaaaaaagtaaaaagCGGAAGTCGCATTCTCTCGGAAGTACCAATGGTCCAGTGTCGGATTACGAGACCGAAGGAGATACACAAA AAGATGGAAGTAGCTTATTGGCAGATTATAAGTTCAGAGCCCAAAAAGCAGAACAGGATGTCGCAACTTTGCAAGCAACAGTTGCGAGATTGGAAAGCCAAGTGGTGCGATATAAAGCTGCGTCAGAGGCTTCTGAAAAATTGGAAGAAACCCTGAAAACCGAGAAGAGAAAACTTCAGAGAGAA GCCCGAGACGCCATAAATAGGGCAGAAGAATTAGAAACATCGAATCTGCATTTGCTCAAACGGTTGGACAAACTGAAAAATGCAAAATCAACACTACTGAAGGAACTCTGA
- the LOC123681375 gene encoding leucine-rich repeat flightless-interacting protein 2 isoform X2 has protein sequence MKVTKTVLSCCLKMALVSPDYPKGTFDLLRKLSRAPSLTDCYGDKLPSNIFHVATLNVYKKNAEERLRVKRQARAEAREIRMKELEKQQKEQEENADRQFDMLAEPVARTARTSISRYMSSRRSSEDSLEDGGSLRELRHELREVEDKFRKAMITNAQLDNEKSALTYQIELLKDKLQELEEEQSQLKREHKEKCREHDQMKRLCTKLKLDLEVTKTELDERDKLITEHGLVIVAEEIEETNGDISMSSVGTPKKSLVKVENAKFLENAGDGTLDVRLSRFIKEKRDLEDEINHLKLELEEEKSKKRKSHSLGSTNGPVSDYETEGDTQKDGSSLLADYKFRAQKAEQDVATLQATVARLESQVVRYKAASEASEKLEETLKTEKRKLQREARDAINRAEELETSNLHLLKRLDKLKNAKSTLLKEL, from the exons ATGAAGG TGACAAAGACCGTTCTTTCGTGTTGTCTGAAAATGGCGCTAGTTTCACCCGATTATCCAAAAGGCACGTTCGATTTACTGAGAAAACTGTCAAGAGCACCCTCGTTGACAGATTGTTATGGCGATAAGCTGCCGTCTAATATTTTTCATGTGGCAACACTGAACGTTTATAAGAAAAAC GCTGAGGAGCGTCTCCGCGTGAAGAGGCAAGCGAGGGCAGAGGCGCGGGAGATCCGCATGAAAGAGCTGGAGAAGCAACAGAAGGAACAAGAGGAAAATGCCGACCGGCAGTTCGACATGCTGGCCGAGCCGGTGGCCCGAACAGCGAGGACCAGCATCAGCAGATACATGTCGAGCCGGAGGAGTTCGGAGGATTCCCTCGAGGACGGCGGCAGCCTCAGGGAATTGAGG CATGAACTTAGAGAAGTAGAGGACAAATTTAGGAAAGCTATGATAACTAATGCTCAACTTGATAATGAAAAATCCGCTCTTACTTATCAAATAGAACTACTTAAAGATAA ATTACAAGAATTAGAAGAAGAGCAATCTCAGTTGAAGAGAGAGCACAAAGAGAAATGTAGAGAACACGATCAGATGAAGAGGTTATGTACAAAGCTCAAACTCGACCTCGAAGTAACGAAAACGGAGTTAGATGAAAGGGATAAACTTATAACTGAACACGGCTTAGTGATAGTGGCTGAAGAGATAGAAGAAACCAACGGTGATATTAGTATGAGTAGTGTGGGTACCCCCAAAAAGTCATTAGTGAAGGTAGAAAATGCTAAGTTTTTAGAGAACGCAGGCGATGGCACGTTAG ATGTCAGACTTTCAAGATTCATCAAGGAGAAACGGGATCTTGAAGACGAAATAAATCATCTTAAATTAGAattagaagaagaaaaaagtaaaaagCGGAAGTCGCATTCTCTCGGAAGTACCAATGGTCCAGTGTCGGATTACGAGACCGAAGGAGATACACAAA AAGATGGAAGTAGCTTATTGGCAGATTATAAGTTCAGAGCCCAAAAAGCAGAACAGGATGTCGCAACTTTGCAAGCAACAGTTGCGAGATTGGAAAGCCAAGTGGTGCGATATAAAGCTGCGTCAGAGGCTTCTGAAAAATTGGAAGAAACCCTGAAAACCGAGAAGAGAAAACTTCAGAGAGAA GCCCGAGACGCCATAAATAGGGCAGAAGAATTAGAAACATCGAATCTGCATTTGCTCAAACGGTTGGACAAACTGAAAAATGCAAAATCAACACTACTGAAGGAACTCTGA
- the LOC123681375 gene encoding leucine-rich repeat flightless-interacting protein 2 isoform X4 produces MKELEKQQKEQEENADRQFDMLAEPVARTARTSISRYMSSRRSSEDSLEDGGSLRELRHELREVEDKFRKAMITNAQLDNEKSALTYQIELLKDKLQELEEEQSQLKREHKEKCREHDQMKRLCTKLKLDLEVTKTELDERDKLITEHGLVIVAEEIEETNGDISMSSVGTPKKSLVKVENAKFLENAGDGTLDVRLSRFIKEKRDLEDEINHLKLELEEEKSKKRKSHSLGSTNGPVSDYETEGDTQKDGSSLLADYKFRAQKAEQDVATLQATVARLESQVVRYKAASEASEKLEETLKTEKRKLQREARDAINRAEELETSNLHLLKRLDKLKNAKSTLLKEL; encoded by the exons ATGAAAGAGCTGGAGAAGCAACAGAAGGAACAAGAGGAAAATGCCGACCGGCAGTTCGACATGCTGGCCGAGCCGGTGGCCCGAACAGCGAGGACCAGCATCAGCAGATACATGTCGAGCCGGAGGAGTTCGGAGGATTCCCTCGAGGACGGCGGCAGCCTCAGGGAATTGAGG CATGAACTTAGAGAAGTAGAGGACAAATTTAGGAAAGCTATGATAACTAATGCTCAACTTGATAATGAAAAATCCGCTCTTACTTATCAAATAGAACTACTTAAAGATAA ATTACAAGAATTAGAAGAAGAGCAATCTCAGTTGAAGAGAGAGCACAAAGAGAAATGTAGAGAACACGATCAGATGAAGAGGTTATGTACAAAGCTCAAACTCGACCTCGAAGTAACGAAAACGGAGTTAGATGAAAGGGATAAACTTATAACTGAACACGGCTTAGTGATAGTGGCTGAAGAGATAGAAGAAACCAACGGTGATATTAGTATGAGTAGTGTGGGTACCCCCAAAAAGTCATTAGTGAAGGTAGAAAATGCTAAGTTTTTAGAGAACGCAGGCGATGGCACGTTAG ATGTCAGACTTTCAAGATTCATCAAGGAGAAACGGGATCTTGAAGACGAAATAAATCATCTTAAATTAGAattagaagaagaaaaaagtaaaaagCGGAAGTCGCATTCTCTCGGAAGTACCAATGGTCCAGTGTCGGATTACGAGACCGAAGGAGATACACAAA AAGATGGAAGTAGCTTATTGGCAGATTATAAGTTCAGAGCCCAAAAAGCAGAACAGGATGTCGCAACTTTGCAAGCAACAGTTGCGAGATTGGAAAGCCAAGTGGTGCGATATAAAGCTGCGTCAGAGGCTTCTGAAAAATTGGAAGAAACCCTGAAAACCGAGAAGAGAAAACTTCAGAGAGAA GCCCGAGACGCCATAAATAGGGCAGAAGAATTAGAAACATCGAATCTGCATTTGCTCAAACGGTTGGACAAACTGAAAAATGCAAAATCAACACTACTGAAGGAACTCTGA
- the LOC123680186 gene encoding uncharacterized protein LOC123680186, producing MRSKLQAVEMKFFRGLKGVTRMDRRRNEDIRGELGIKSLERFVGERQLGWWGHLHRMEEERPIKQIWEAKVEKKAKRGRPQQTWEDMVEEEISKRGKSVREAEMMTSNRTEWKKFIESN from the coding sequence ATGAGGAGTAAACTACAGgcagtagaaatgaaattttttagagGATTGAAGGGGGTTACAAGGATGGACAGAAGGAGAAATGAGGACATAAGAGGTGAAttagggataaaatcattggaaAGGTTTGTGGGTGAGAGGCAGTTGGGATGGTGGGGACACTTACATCGTATGGAGGAGGAGAGACCAATCAAACAAATATGGGAGGCAAAAGTCGAGAAAAAGGCAAAAAGGGGGAGACCGCAACAAACATGGGAGGATATGGTAGAAGAGGAAATAAGCAAGAGAGGGAAAAGCGTCAGGGAAGCTGAGATGATGACATCAAATAGGACAGAATggaagaaatttattgaatcaaattag